The Papaver somniferum cultivar HN1 chromosome 3, ASM357369v1, whole genome shotgun sequence genome includes a region encoding these proteins:
- the LOC113358818 gene encoding serine carboxypeptidase-like 45 — translation MSSSSFSCKTMVVAIVILLQFFISMEIVVSSPSFFDRIIQLPGQPPVNFQQYSGYVTLDDKKQRALFYYFVEAEFNPASKPLVLWLNGGPGCSSLGVGAFSENGPFRPNGNVLVRNEYSWNKEANMLYLETPVGVGFSYSAETTSEDDDTSTIGDKITARDNLVFLQRWFLKFPQYKHRDLFITGESYAGHYIPQLAELMIQFNKKEKLFNLKGIALGNPVLEFATDFNSRAEFIWSHGLISDSTYNLFTSACNYSRYVSEYYRGYVSPVCSRVMSQVTKETSRFVDKYDVTLDVCISSILSQSKVITPQSLTKKIDVCLDDETTNYLNRKDVQFAFHARLVGVNKWTVCSNILDYELLDLEIPTISIVGSIVKAGIPLLVYSGDQDSVIPLTGSRTLVHGLAKKLGLDVTAPYRVWFEGQQVGGWTQVYGDILSFATIRGASHEAPFSQPERSLVLFKSFLEGRPLPEVFV, via the exons ATGAGTTCTTCTTCATTCTCATGTAAAACAATGGTTGTTGCTATTGTAATTCTACTTCAATTTTTCATTTCAATGGAGATTGTAGTGTCATCACCATCATTCTTTGACAGAATTATACAACTTCCAGGTCAACCTCCTGTAAACTTTCAGCAATATTCAGGTTATGTCACTTTAGATGATAAGAAACAAAGGGCATTGTTTTATTACTTTGTTGAAGCAGAATTCAATCCAGCTTCCAAACCTTTAGTTCTCTGGTTAAATGGag gccctGGTTGTTCTTCTCTTGGAGTTGGAGCATTCTCTGAGAATGGACCTTTTAGGCCTAATGGAAATGTGCTTGTGAGAAATGAGTATAGTTGGAACAAAG AAGCAAACATGTTATACTTGGAAACACCAGTTGGAGTTGGGTTTTCTTATAGTGCTGAGACTACTTCAGAGGATGATGATACTTCCACCATTGGTGATAAGATTACAG CTAGAGACAATCTTGTGTTTCTGCAACGTTGGTTTCTCAAGTTCCCACAGTACAAGCATAGGGATTTGTTCATTACTGGAGAAAGTTACGCAGGCCATTACATTCCGCAACTAGCCGAGCTCATGATTCAGTTCAACAAGAAGGAGAAGTTGTTCAATCTCAAAGGAATTGCA TTGGGAAACCCAGTTTTAGAATTTGCTACGGATTTCAATTCAAGAGCGGAGTTCATTTGGTCTCATGGGTTGATATCTGATTCTACATACAATCTTTTTACTTCAGCTTGTAACTACTCGAGATATGTGAGTGAGTACTACAGAGGCTATGTTTCACCTGTTTGTTCAAGGGTTATGAGTCAAGTGACAAAAGAAACAAGCAGATTTGTCGACAAATACGATGTCACACTCGATGTTTGTATATCATCAATACTCTCACAATCCAAAGTTATTACCCCTCAA TCACTTACGAAGAAGATAGATGTCTGCCTCGATGATGAAACGACGAATTATCTGAACCGCAAAGATGTTCAGTTTGCATTCCATGCTCGGCTTGTAGGAGTCAATAAATGGACTGTTTGCAGCAA CATACTGGATTACGAGTTGCTTGATTTAGAGATACCTACAATCTCCATTGTTGGTTCAATTGTCAAGGCAGGAATACCTTTACTGGTTTACAG TGGAGATCAAGATTCCGTAATCCCATTAACTGGAAGCCGGACACTAGTCCATGGACTTGCCAAGAAACTAGGACTCGATGTCACTGCGCCTTACAGAGTTTGGTTTGAAGGTCAACAG GTTGGTGGATGGACTCAAGTGTATGGTGACATCTTATCGTTTGCAACGATAAGAGGAGCTTCACATGAAGCTCCATTCTCACAGCCAGAGAGATCACTTGTTCTGTTCAAGTCATTTTTAGAAGGCAGGCCTCTGCCAGAAGTCTTTGTTTAG